Proteins found in one Corynebacterium freneyi genomic segment:
- the qcrB gene encoding cytochrome bc1 complex cytochrome b subunit — translation MSNSNNRLATMARNMDDRYTMSSGLRRQINKVFPTHWSFMLGEIALYSFIVLLLSGVYLTLFFDPSMSKVIYDGAYAPLNGVEMSRAYETALQISFEVRGGLFIRQVHHWAALLFAISIMAHMFRIFFTGAFRKPREANWVIGCILLLLSIAEGFMGYSLPDDLLSGVGLRIMSAIVIGLPVIGTWMHWMMFNGDFPGDIIIPRLYIAHVLILPALLLGLIAAHLALVWYQKHTQFPGPGRTENNVVGVRIMPVFAVKAMTFGLINVGFLAFLAGTFQINGIWNIGPYNPSQVSAGSQPDIYMLWTDGAARVMPAWELYIGSYTIPSVVWVALLLGLLVVLLFAYPFIEAKMTGDTAHHNLLQRPRDVPVRSGIGAMALVFYTLLTLSGGNDLIAYHFQISLNAMTWVGRIGLILLPPIAYFVTYRICIGLQRSDQAVLEHGIETGVIEQLPSGAFIEVHQPLGPVDEHGHPIPLEYQGAYVPKTMNQLGAAGAPGRGGWFSPDPQDIADEANRIEEENHREQAQMLRDLEARNAEERRELDK, via the coding sequence ATGAGCAACTCCAATAACCGCCTCGCCACGATGGCGCGCAACATGGACGACCGCTACACCATGTCGTCCGGCCTTCGTCGCCAGATCAACAAGGTCTTCCCCACGCACTGGTCCTTCATGCTGGGCGAGATCGCGCTGTACAGCTTCATCGTTCTGCTGCTGTCCGGCGTCTACCTGACCCTCTTCTTCGATCCGTCGATGTCGAAGGTCATCTACGACGGCGCCTACGCGCCGCTCAACGGCGTGGAGATGTCCCGCGCCTACGAGACCGCCCTGCAGATCTCCTTCGAGGTCCGCGGTGGTCTGTTCATCCGCCAGGTCCACCACTGGGCCGCGCTGCTGTTCGCCATCTCGATCATGGCGCACATGTTCCGCATCTTCTTCACCGGCGCGTTCCGCAAGCCGCGTGAGGCGAACTGGGTCATCGGCTGCATCCTGCTGCTGCTGTCCATCGCCGAGGGCTTCATGGGCTACTCGCTGCCGGACGACCTGCTCTCCGGCGTCGGCCTGCGAATCATGTCGGCCATCGTCATCGGTCTGCCGGTCATCGGCACCTGGATGCACTGGATGATGTTCAACGGCGACTTCCCGGGCGACATCATCATCCCGCGCCTGTACATCGCCCACGTGCTGATCCTCCCGGCCCTGCTGCTCGGCCTCATCGCCGCGCACCTGGCGCTGGTCTGGTACCAGAAGCACACCCAGTTCCCCGGCCCCGGCCGCACCGAGAACAACGTCGTCGGTGTCCGCATCATGCCGGTCTTCGCCGTCAAGGCGATGACCTTCGGCCTGATCAACGTCGGCTTCCTGGCCTTCCTGGCCGGCACCTTCCAGATCAACGGCATCTGGAACATCGGCCCGTACAACCCGTCGCAGGTTTCCGCCGGTTCGCAGCCCGACATCTACATGCTGTGGACTGACGGCGCGGCCCGAGTCATGCCGGCGTGGGAGCTCTACATCGGCTCCTACACCATCCCGTCCGTCGTGTGGGTGGCCCTGCTGCTCGGCCTGCTGGTCGTGCTGCTGTTCGCCTACCCGTTCATCGAGGCGAAGATGACCGGCGACACCGCGCACCACAACCTGCTGCAGCGTCCGCGCGACGTGCCGGTTCGCTCCGGCATCGGCGCGATGGCCCTGGTCTTCTACACCCTGCTGACCCTGTCGGGCGGTAACGACCTGATCGCCTACCACTTCCAGATCTCGCTGAACGCGATGACCTGGGTTGGCCGCATCGGTCTGATCCTGCTTCCGCCGATCGCGTACTTCGTCACGTACCGCATCTGCATCGGTCTGCAGCGTTCCGACCAGGCGGTGCTGGAGCACGGCATCGAGACCGGCGTCATCGAGCAGCTGCCGTCCGGCGCCTTCATCGAGGTGCACCAGCCGCTGGGCCCGGTCGACGAGCACGGCCACCCGATCCCGCTCGAGTACCAGGGTGCATACGTCCCGAAGACGATGAACCAGCTCGGCGCCGCCGGTGCCCCCGGCCGCGGTGGTTGGTTCTCCCCCGACCCGCAGGACATCGCCGACGAGGCGAACCGCATCGAGGAAGAGAACCACCGCGAGCAGGCCCAGATGCTGCGCGACCTCGAGGCCCGCAACGCCGAAGAGCGTCGCGAACTCGACAAGTAA
- a CDS encoding ABC-F family ATP-binding cassette domain-containing protein, whose amino-acid sequence MAESPLPFIDGSATQLVANGVHYDYEGTPVLSDINMTLSAGDVLGLVGDNGAGKSTLLWLLSGRRKPTRGSVTHVGTRVLGSQELEAPFEATGRMLVDEALGPSKRRLQALEDAAEAMAAAETPDAAEAAEKAYSTLFSDVMAHDDWNAEHHAEVVLDYLGLSGDGPEGPLLDQKSVELSGGQRARLGLALTLIRKPEILLLDEPTNHLDDRGRELVIDTINGHPGVVVVATHDRDFLDAVCTVIGDLVPGREGIGMFRGNYTDYDKHRRHERQLWEHQWRSEQHEKARLEKTIDTANADAGPVRAKRDNEKMGYDHAGGRADRQVARRIRSARQRLEELEEDGVSKPPALLGFDAPLTKPLSTKRAPAGSDEDFHVKLRGVVVPERIHVGSLTIRPGDTVVVTGPNGAGKSTLLKVMLGRVAPASGEMRIGQEARIAMLAQEQDWADPSRSPNQLYDDNPSPAVTLEDLGLLTARDAKRPVGDLSVGQQRRVALALVVADPPDILLLDEPTNHLSVDLIEEVQDAIAEAEGTIIVVTHDRRMVDRLEARHLVVEEGEVTELPKGKKPVEFA is encoded by the coding sequence ATGGCCGAATCTCCCCTTCCCTTCATCGACGGCTCCGCCACGCAGCTCGTGGCCAACGGCGTCCACTACGACTACGAGGGCACGCCCGTGCTCAGCGACATCAACATGACGCTTTCCGCGGGTGACGTGCTGGGCCTCGTCGGCGACAACGGGGCGGGCAAGTCGACGTTGCTGTGGTTGCTGTCGGGCCGCCGCAAGCCGACCCGCGGCAGCGTCACCCACGTGGGCACGCGCGTGTTGGGTTCGCAGGAGTTGGAGGCGCCGTTCGAGGCGACGGGCCGCATGCTCGTCGACGAGGCGCTCGGGCCGTCGAAACGGCGCTTGCAGGCCCTGGAGGACGCGGCGGAGGCGATGGCCGCCGCCGAGACCCCGGACGCGGCGGAGGCGGCCGAAAAGGCCTATTCCACGCTGTTTTCGGACGTCATGGCCCACGACGACTGGAACGCCGAGCACCACGCGGAGGTCGTCCTCGACTACCTGGGCCTGTCGGGCGACGGCCCGGAGGGCCCGCTGCTCGACCAGAAGTCGGTCGAGTTGTCGGGCGGCCAGCGCGCGCGGCTGGGACTGGCGCTGACGCTGATCCGCAAGCCGGAGATTCTGCTTCTCGACGAGCCCACCAACCACCTCGACGACCGTGGCCGCGAGTTGGTCATCGACACCATCAACGGCCATCCCGGCGTCGTCGTCGTGGCCACCCACGACCGCGATTTCCTCGACGCGGTGTGCACCGTCATCGGCGACCTGGTGCCGGGCCGCGAGGGCATCGGCATGTTCCGCGGCAACTACACCGACTACGACAAGCACCGCCGCCACGAACGCCAGCTGTGGGAGCACCAGTGGCGCAGCGAACAGCACGAGAAGGCGCGGCTGGAGAAGACCATCGACACCGCCAACGCGGACGCCGGGCCCGTGCGTGCGAAGCGCGACAACGAAAAGATGGGCTACGACCACGCCGGCGGCCGCGCCGATCGTCAGGTCGCCCGCCGCATCCGTTCGGCCCGCCAGCGTCTGGAGGAGCTCGAGGAGGACGGCGTGTCCAAGCCGCCGGCCCTGCTCGGCTTCGATGCCCCGCTGACCAAGCCGCTGTCCACGAAGCGCGCCCCTGCCGGCAGCGACGAGGATTTCCACGTCAAACTGCGTGGCGTCGTCGTGCCGGAGCGCATTCACGTCGGTTCGCTGACGATCCGCCCCGGCGACACGGTGGTGGTCACGGGACCGAATGGTGCGGGCAAGTCGACGTTGCTGAAGGTGATGCTCGGGCGGGTCGCGCCGGCGTCCGGCGAGATGCGCATCGGCCAGGAAGCGCGCATCGCCATGCTCGCGCAGGAGCAGGATTGGGCGGATCCATCGCGCAGCCCGAATCAGCTTTACGACGACAACCCGTCCCCCGCCGTCACTCTCGAGGATCTGGGTCTGCTCACCGCCCGCGACGCGAAGCGTCCCGTGGGTGATTTGTCGGTGGGGCAGCAGCGTCGCGTGGCGTTGGCGCTCGTCGTCGCCGATCCGCCGGACATTTTGCTTCTCGACGAGCCCACCAACCACCTGTCCGTCGACCTCATCGAAGAGGTGCAGGACGCCATCGCAGAGGCGGAGGGCACGATCATCGTGGTGACGCACGACCGCCGCATGGTCGACCGGCTCGAGGCCCGCCACCTGGTCGTCGAGGAAGGCGAGGTCACCGAGCTTCCGAAGGGAAAGAAACCCGTCGAGTTCGCCTGA